The Rosa rugosa chromosome 1, drRosRugo1.1, whole genome shotgun sequence genomic sequence TGGCCGGCAATGCCTTCTTCATGATGCGGCTCACGTTCGCGATCGGGAGGAACCGGTCCTGCTCACGCGCCGACAGCTCCCCTCCCTGCGAGTGGCCGTTGTGGCCGCCGGAGTCGTTGTCCGAGTCGGCCATCGGAGAGATTCTTTTTCCGGGGTCTCTGGAGGAGAGCGGCTGCGCTGCGTTGCGTTCAAGTTCGAGACTTTTGGAGAAGAGTTGTTGGGGTCCGTTGGATCCGCGGGGTAATTATGCTGCGCCGCGACACGTGGCGAAGCTGGATCCGTTCGTTTAACGATAAGTGTGGTACACCTGGCGGGTACTGGGATGTCGGATGGGTTCTGGGGTCGGAGATCTGGACGGTTGAGAAAATGACATGCAATATATTGTCTGTTTTGGAGAATCTTCAGGTGGCTGCTACGACTGTAGCCGAGTCGACTCTTTTAGACTATAGTCAAGCGTTTGACAATAGTCATAGTGATGTAATGATGTCAGACTAGATGACACTTATGAAGTTCGCTATAATAGTATCACACTGCTACTACCAGGTAGAGAAACAAGAGACTAATTCGTCCCCTGCAAACTTAGAAAGTTAGAATGGACAATGGGTGGTGGCCGAAGGAAACTCATTCTAGAGTTTAGCTCTATTATAGTCATGGATGAAGAAAGATTCTAACAATTTTAGAAACAAAAAGACAAATGCTAGCAATGGCCGTATAAAAATAGTTTTTGCAAAAGAACAATCAAATAAGAAAATCGTCATCTTCAAATTATTGTTTAAATATGCTAAATTGGTCTGAACCCTCTGTCAgtgttttcaaatttaatgttTATGGCTCTTGAAGTGGTAATTCTTGAAAAATTAGTGCAGGAGGTGTCATTCGTAACTCTTATGAGAGTTGGATTAATCGTTTCGTTTTCAGACCAACTTGAGTATCGGGGAAGTTCTCGTGCTGAATCATGGGGTCTATATTATGGTCTAAAGAAAGCTTTTAACCGCAGAATTAGTATGCTAAAGATCAAAACTGATTCCTCTATTTTGGCTAAACTTATCCTCAACAGTGATATATCTTTGCATCCTTTTGGCTTCCTTATCTCTTGCTTCAAAAATCTGCTAGCTCaattccaaatttccaatcagCGTCTGTGAAGCATATTTATAAAGAAAGTAATACAGTTGTTGATTGTCTTGCAAAGAATAACGTACCCATGGCTATGGAACTCTTAAACTTGAAGACTCTCCCTCTCATGCCTCGCAAGCTTATTCAAATAATATGGACGATGTTATTGCTAGAGTTGGGATTAGGAAGTCTAAAATTAGACATGTTGTTAGGTCTTCTAGTTAGTGTACGtattttttgttctttgttcTTGGCCTTTTAGGCCCCAAGTAACCAAAAAGAAATCATTCGTCTAGTTAtttattataaaatagattGACGACTATATATGCATATTAGTCAAAAGATTAATAATATGGCTAATTATTTGCATAAATGAACTTAATCGTAAGGAATTAGAAAGAAGATCTTCAttcttaattaaaaaataaataaaatcatttGGTGTGGTAAGGTTGGGCGAGCTGCCTAGCATGAAACTTCTATGTCTAGAGTTTGAGTCTCAACTCCCATTAATTTGTGGCCAGCAGGTTTGAGGGGCATTCGAGTTCGAGCGCTTGTGGCGAAGGGTTAGTCTGGCTTTGCTGGAATACCCTCGTGGACCTCGGTCCGAATACTAACTGGGTAGGTGTGCTACTAACTCGCTAATGTAACCAACATGACTTGCTACCTCActcccgataaaaaaaaaaaaaatttaataataataaaaaaaaaaagacctgcTAGCATTGTTCATATTAAAACATGATTGTGAACTTTGACCCCAGAACAGAAAGGCTTTGTGGATAAAGTACGTGTAATCTTCTTCCCTTGAGGATTACCAGGAGGGATGGAGAAGGAAGCAATCTGCCAATATGGATAAGCTGCAACATGGGCAGTCAGAATCCCATTTACTATCTGCCCAAAAGTCTTATGGCAAAAATTTATTGCCCCTGTCATCATCTCAGAGATTTCCAGCTATTCAGCTTAATTATGCAAAGCGCGTCAGTGGCAGACATAGAAAGAAGATCTCTGCAAACTGAAACGTACACCAGCTGCTATGATTCTCCATTGATAAGGAAAGAAGTTACACTTTGAAGAAGTACAGAGTTTGTGTATGGTAAACCAAATTTAGCTAGGTAAGGCTCAATCTCCATAGTGGAAGTTTTATAGTGCTCCAAAGTATGAACATTTCAAAGTGGGGAGCTGTTGGATAAGTCATTGTACGGTGTACGATATATCTCACGTAATAAACTAATTTAACGGCTCGAAGCGGTTTTAGAGTTTCAATACTAGTTGCAAAGTGCAGGATtcattggcacataaatgaacCAAAAGTTAGAACTCTGACTGATATCGGTGAAAAGATGAAATCTAGAGAGGCTATGATATGAATTAATTGTATATGCTCAAACAGTTAAGGGTCCATatatatttgatttgatttagaaaAAGATTTAATATTAACCCTGAATTGTCTTCCAGAATCCATAAAAGTGAGAAAACAGATCTAAATAGCTAGAGAGCAAAAAGATGTtgagcagaaaaagaaaagcaaagtaGGAATTCCATCAAAAATCATATGTTTATTGACTTTTAAGCTTTTGATACTTAAATTAATATGCATTATGAGAAAAGAGAAAGGGGGCAATAGTACAAGTGCTTTAGTAGGTATCCAAAGTTAGTCATAAGCAGAAAGTAACAAATAAGAACAGAAGATGTACTAATCTATAACATTAGCAACCAAATCCAGGAGGATCAAAAACTCAAAATGTGGTGAACTGTGAAAAGGGGCTAGCTAACTCTTTAATCAAGCTTCAATCTCAAACCTTGAACACTTGATTGAGCCCATGGATATGTCAATTTCAATCATATTTTCTTCCTCATTGATCTCAGCTAAGAACTCAAATAGAGTATGCTGTTGGAAAATGGCCTTCTGTGACAAACCTGACATTTTCTGTTGCAGACTAAAGATGGACTCTTCTTCCTTGTCATGGCCAACATAATATCCGTCAGGGAGGGATATTTCGATGAGGCTTTCCTCGTCAGAGATTGAACCGTCTGAGCAATCTGGACTCCGATCCACATTGTCTCCAAATGGCCAGTCTAGTACTTCAGACTCCTCACTAGTTGATAAGTCATCAAGGCATGCACTTTCTGCTACCAAATCTGGTGTTGAACTTTGTGGCGCTACTAAGTATTTGGGAGCCTCATTGTTCATACTTGCTTCTTGAACTTCCTTGTCTTGTATAGAAGCACTTTCATTATCAGACTTAAGAACAACTTTTTCTTCAACTAATCTCTCAAGCAGAACAGGTTTTTGCTTGGAACATGTGAAGAAAAGAGTTGAGAATATCAATGCTATAGATGTTAGGAAGATGGAGTAGAAACCAAAGCCCAGTATCAAACCCACCAATATAAGCAATGGAGCAAGAACCACAATCAATGGTGGTGGGAATCTGAAGAACCACAAAGGAGTAGCCATTTGATCTTCAAGTATGTTTTTCAACTCCATGAAGAACCACAAAAGCCTAAGTagcaagaacaaaaaacaaTTAAGCTAAATTTGAGAGGATGAGAGCAAGCTTTCCCTGTATGATTGAACAAAAATATCTACAGCAGAAAGCTGACAGATTGCCCTTTTCAAGTCCAGAATAAGCAAAATGAAGGATCTAAGATTAAAGACTTTTCAAGAAACAAAGTACAATCTTCAAATCTCTAGTGCTTTTCTAGCTCAGGTATATGAATATTTAGAACTTCAAAACTAGAAAAGTATAGAGCACTTTATTTTAAGCTAGTTCTATGAAAAACGGCATGAAATAGAGGAAGGAGGGCATGAAGTAGATCGGAAGGAAGCCAGTATGAATCTAAGCTGTAGTGTGCTTTGAGATTTGAGGAGCAGGTCTCACCTAATTAACTAGTCTGCAAAGCGGAAGCAAAGTGAGCAGAAGaagatatattatatatttacTTAGTAGTGTTATAAAATTGAAGGGCTGGGACTGAAAGGGTTGTTTCTCTCTTCAGAGAGACTCACCGTTCCCAAGTCCCCATTAATCCTAAACAACTGCGTTTCTTTTTTCTAATAACAACTACCACCAATCAGGGTGGTTTTACTCTGCAACTGATTCTCTTGAAAAACCTAAAACCCTCCCCTAGTTTCTTTGTATTGGTTGGTTTCAGTCTGAAAAACTTGGAAATTAGAGAACACCATGTGCCACCCATCTGAGCTCACACATGGCACTTCTCATCCAACTTCGATgcaacaaaaacaaagagaattgGACCAAGAACTGTAAAATTGACTATTATATTGTTGTTTTTCCTATCcctttcttaattacttgtcTTCAACTCCAAGAAGGGTTTTTCAGAAAATGTACCTGAATCTTCATCAAAGATGGATAAACCCCTTCTTTAGCTCATTTCTCATCCCAGAAGCTTGCTTTTCTTCATGGATCACTCAAATAAACTCAATTCAAAAGACCCAGTTTTCTGCAGGAATCAAATTGCTTTGACACTTGTCTTAGACTATCTGGTCTTGGAGAcccatcaaccaaaaccatttcTTTTAATTTGCAGCAATTTATAGGAAGAATGGCAGTCAAAGAAGATCTAATTCGATCAGTAGTCAATTTTCAAACTTCACACATACATCCAAACCTATTATATCTTCAGCCACAAATCAAAGATTAGCTAACATGCATTCTGCAGAAAACCCATGCATAGCTGTTTCAGATTGGAATTATAAGCAGTCAGAGACAAAAGCAACCAGGCATGGTCACTTATTCATCCCAAAGAGAAAGAGCAAAACTAAAAGTGGCAACTGTATATCCTGCAGTTCTACTTTGTTTTAGCATGACCATTTGAAAATCATTACGTACGATATCACGTCAAATTGCTGTGAGATCTTTTGAGATACAGTGGTTAAAGAAGGAAGTTGTCTTTATGAGGTGGGCAATCAGGTGTAATTAAGAAATCTCTATGTAGCATTTTATTAAACATTTTGATGATCCGATCGACCTTAATAGGAACTAATAAAATTCAAAGAAACTGTGAAGTTTCGGTGTGAAAGAAAAGCAAAGAATGGTCGTGTCGGTAAGTAATCCAACAAATCATAGTGGAAATTCTTAGGTGAGTCTACGAGATAAATTAACTGACACAAACTATTAAAAATTGAGAACAATATCGACCTTGTTAATAACTCATTTGGCCTAATAATCGACTCTAATCCCATCTAGTAAAACACAGAATAACACCATCAAAGCCTGTTTTATAGCAGTAACTCTCGAAATTTACTTTTCTCATATACATAATTCTCAACTTGTTAATAACAGATGGAGGTAGCTAGGAAAAGGGGATCAACTTATAAATCATCATTGTGAAATGAAAAGATACAATGAAACATCATAGAGATGATGACATTGTGGTGAGTGGTGACTAATGGTTCCATCTTTAATTAGATTGTTAATCGTGGTTAGTATTTCTGGTATGCTTAACTAATGATGATATTCTTTAAGTATGCTTCAACATATGGGGCCTTCTATAGCTATATGCATATTTTCCATACTCTTCACCAACTACATAATCATCATCTGCTGCTTGCTTGCTTAGCCTTAATTATTAATCATCTTTCTTAATTAAATGTGTCTTTTAGTAAGCTCCAAATTAGTGTGGATGGCCTACTCTTCAACTGATTCATCCATGCCATGAAATTAATCATGTCGACGGTTTGAGAACTTTTTCACTTTCAAAGCAATTTTGAGTCCAAAAGACAATTTAGgtatttgttttcttcttttctcctttaacCCCTAGGTTAAGTTCATGCTACTGGAAAAGAAGCTTGAATAAATATTATAATATGGCAACATTTATATGACAAGATAGGTTTATGTGATTAACCTTTGAGTAAATAAAGTACTACGACAAAGTCGAATTGATCTATATATAGTTTTCAACTGATGACTGAGTGAGATAAGTCAAAACATACATAGAAGTATCATGTACGTCTAATACAGTAATATGTTGTTAGGTAATTTGAGTTATGTTATGTTGTTGGATAATAGACACTGAATGGCAACACATTCCTACTCATGAGTTGAATGAGATAATGCCAttgtaggttttttttttttttttcatttttttctaaTGAAGCTTTTGTTTATTCTTTATTGagttaattaagaaaaaaaaagagttaattAGATTAAAGTCTAAAATCTAGACCCTATATTGATTGTAGTCCGAatgaatttttttgttaatcgcGGTCCTATGACTCAGCTGCCAATTTGCCATATTGGATTTATTTCCTTTTCTATCTTGCTGACTCAACATCTAAATTTTTCAATCATAATATACCCTTATTTAATATCTTTTGCacaaaaaatagtaaaaatcaatatattaaCTGTAATCCTAAATTATTGcaaaattatgtttttttttttttttgaagaatatcatgttgatatatattaatactcaggccctgaccattacatatcctccctctaccatctctgggtagataaagagtttgtgaaaaatcacagcgatacatagattaggtccgatcatttgacggtacacatgctcacttattcaagcaaGCCTACAGACTATGAAataacatagtaaataagcaagccTAAAGGTAGAAACTTATAGTTAccctaaaaacaaaggaaatagagTTCCCTTAAAAAGGAAATTATTGAACAAAGTAAGGGGACAAATAGTAAGCCCAGCCCATCTGCTCTCCTGCCTAGGCCCAACAGTTAAGCCCAGCCCATCTTCTCTCCACAGCCCAATGGCCTTCATGCTTCACGCACACCTGCTGTGGCTATGACCCTTCATCGACGCCACCGCCCCATTCAGTCGCCCAACCATCTTGCGCCCCCACCCAGAAGACGAAGGACGAGCTGCAACACATGTTGACCCCAACCCGAAACAAGTAAGGGTCTCTGCATCGAAGCCTCCAACCCCATCAATGATGGTCGCAAAGGTCGCCGTCATCTGGAGCGAAACCAGCCGCCTCCGTCGTCACCTTCCTTGAAACCGGCGCACAAAACCTCCAGCCCCAAAGCCATCTCGATTCGAATAGGCCCAACTACAACTGCCACACCGCAAACAAAGAGATTCCAGAGGTCTAAACCATATGTTGCCCGTCCGGCAGCATCCCCACGATGTCGAGGCGACGCCGGAGAGCCACCGGACGAGATTTGGTGGTGCATTGCCGCCGCAACCTTTGTGttctcgagagagagagagttttagggtttcaaaaaAATAGACAACCGTATTGCAATATTATGTTTTAATGTAATATCAGCAGATTTAATATGTTGACATTAATTTATATTATTAGTTTCTTGGttgaattcaaaagaaaaatatgtaTATAATAAGACATTATTCTTCCTTGATCTCGCCTAATACATGTTGCctcattctctttctcattctccttcttcttcttgttcttcttcttcttcttcttctttctcccaTCTCCTATCAATATTGTCTCGTCTTTCTTATCACCACCATTGaggtaaatattattatttcaTATGTGTGTGTAATGAAATTGTTGACTTAATTTGTCTTCATTACTCTCTTACATGAATCATTTCTCTCTTATCAATGGATTGATGATCGTgtaaatataatttttgtttatgtaTCTGCATATGAGGTATAGTACGTGGTTAAactttttaccttcattttaGACATATATGGTGAAAAACTTACCTCTTTATGAGGTGAAAATAATTATACCTCTATATGAGGTTAAACATATTCTAGTTtgcatattattttttattttgatttcgTGTTCTATAATTATATGTACCTTGTAGTTAGGTTTATTTAATGTTCTTCACTTTCTACCTTTTGGTTAGGTTTATACTAGAATAccatatttttttctctttgcgaGGTGAAGATATATGCCTCTGTATGAGGTAAAACACTCATGCTTGCATACTTTTTGGTTAAATTGATTTCAAGTTCTTTAATTATGCCTTGTGGTTAGGTTTACTTGATGTTTTAAGTTTTATATTGTTTAGTTATGttcattttatatttattcataatttttggaatgattatgtataattaataatttcaatttcaatatttgaaaaattaaaaataataataatgaaaatTTCGCAAAATCAGGTAATTTAAATTTGTTTCCTTTCTTGACTTAAAGGGGTAAATTGGACAGAACAAATAATCAATGGACCacaattaacaaagaaaaagtGACCGGATTGCATCCACTATTGAACCACAAAATTAGACCTTGATTtaaatttctcttttttgttgttttaaaTCACGTCGGCAATATTATGATGTTGTTATTCTTTTATCATTATCATTAAGAGAACTAACTTTTGGGAGCACAATTTGCAAATAGCACTTCTATTGATAATTATTTTATATCGTAGCATGCATGAGTTCAATCTGCCACACCGCCATCTAAAGTTCTAAACTCATATTCAGTTTGATTTAGGTTAGGAAGCTTTTCAGTTGTAGAACCGAATCACACTGTAATTTGGCTATTTAGTGCGATTGAGTTGGTTCTACCGATCACAATGTCCACCATAGATACTACTGCATAAACCACCCACATCTCAATATACCCACCATGAACCACCAGACCCCAAtacccttagagcaactccaacaatttccccatattttgttttttctctattttagggaaaaataagcctcttttactccaacagattctctataaccATTCCCACTGTAGgaatagtgaggaaagagaaaacaaaattccctatatttgCAACAATCTCTAAACCTAatgaagaattatggagattttagatattgctataaaatagggaatctgttggag encodes the following:
- the LOC133743665 gene encoding uncharacterized protein LOC133743665 encodes the protein MELKNILEDQMATPLWFFRFPPPLIVVLAPLLILVGLILGFGFYSIFLTSIALIFSTLFFTCSKQKPVLLERLVEEKVVLKSDNESASIQDKEVQEASMNNEAPKYLVAPQSSTPDLVAESACLDDLSTSEESEVLDWPFGDNVDRSPDCSDGSISDEESLIEISLPDGYYVGHDKEEESIFSLQQKMSGLSQKAIFQQHTLFEFLAEINEEENMIEIDISMGSIKCSRFEIEA